The Candidatus Eremiobacterota bacterium genome includes the window CGATCGCGCAGGACGCGCGCCGGCGCGGCCACGACGAAGGCTTCACGCAGGGGCGCGAGACGGCGGACCGCGAGATGAACGATATGCTCGTGACGATGCGCGGCCTGTTGGAGATGGCGCGCGCCGAGCGGCACAAGCTGATCGAAGCGGCCGAGCCGGAGCTGGTGAAGCTCGCGCTCGGGATCGCGGAACGTGTCCTGCACCAGCAGATCGCGCTCGACCGCGGCGTCGTCGTCGAGATGGCGAAGGTCGCGATCGCGCGATTGATCGAGCGCGACACCGTCACCGTGCGCGTCAACCCGGCCGACCTCGAGCGCATCCGCGAGCACCGCGACGAGCTGATCGCGATGGGCGACATCAAGAACTTGCGCGTCGTCGAAGACCAGCGCGTCGACCGCGGCGGCGTCCTCGTCGACACGGAAGCCGGCACGATCGACGCGCGGATCGCGACCCAGGTCGAGGAAGCGCACAAGGTCCTGCACATCGAGGACGACGTGATCGTCGAGCCGGCGCCTTCGGAGATCGCGCTCGCCGGCGAACGGCCCGCGAGCAGGACCGCATAAGTGGCCGGCACGGCCACGCGCACGTTCGACGCGGCGCGCTATCTTGAAGAGCTTGCGGACGCCGATCTGGTGCGCACCAACGGCAAGGTCAGCCAGGTGATCGGCACCGTGATCGAGTCGAACGGGCCGCCGATGGCGATCGGCGAGACGGCGTCGATCACGTACCGCCGCACCGCGCAGCCCGTCCTCGCCGAAGCGGTCGGTTTCCGGGGCGCGAAAGTTTTGTTGATGCCGCTCGGCGAGCTGGGCGGGATCGCCGCCGGCTCGGGCGTGATCGCGCTCGGCAAGCCGTTGCAAGTCGGCCTCTCGAGCGCGCTGCTCGGGCGCGTCCTCGACGGGCTCGGCCGCCCGATCGACGGGCTCGGGCCGCTCGTCGACGCGCGGCGCGCCGAAGTCGGCGGAACGCCGCCCTCCGCGATGCACCGCCGCCGCGTCACCGAGCCGCTCGGCGTCGGGGTGCGCGGGATCGACGGTTTGCTCACCGTCGGCAAAGGCCAGCGCGTCGGCATTTTCGCCGGCTCCGGCGTCGGGAAGTCGACGGTGCTCGGAATGATCGCGCGCAACACCGCGGCCGACGTCAACGTGATCGCGCTGGTCGGCGAGCGCGGCAAAGAGGTGCGCGACTTCCTCGAGCGCGACCTCGGCGAAGCGGGCTTGAAGCGCTCGGTCGTGATCGTCGCGACCTCCGATCAACCGGCGCTGGTGCGCATCAAGGCGGCCTTCGTCGCGACCCGGATCGCCGAGTTCTTCCGCGACCAAGGCCTGGACGTGATGCTGATGATGGACAGCGTCACGCGCTTCGCAATGGCGCAGCGCGAGGTCGGCCTGGCGATCGGCGAGCCGACGACGACGCGCGGCTACACGCCGTCGGTGTTCGCGCTGCTGCCCAAGCTGCTCGAGCGCACCGGCACGTCGGAGCACGGGACGATCACCGCGCTCTACACGGTGCTGGTCGACGGCGACGACATGAACGAGCCGATCGCGGACGCCGTGCGCGCGATCCTCGACGGGCACATCGTCCTCTCCCGCAAGCTCGCCGCTGCGAACCACTATCCCGCGATCGACGTCCTGGCCTCGGTCAGCCGCGTGATGCCCGACGTCGCGCCGCCCTCGCACCTGGCCGGCGCCTCGACCGTGCGCGACATCCTCGCGACCTATCGCGACGCCGAAGACTTGATCAACATCGGTGCCTACGTGGCCGGCTCGAACCCGCGCGTCGACCACGCGCTCGCGCGCATCGACCAAGTCCGCGCGTTCCTGCGCCAAGGCATCTACGAGCGCGCCACCTACGACGACGCCCAGCGCGGCGTCATGGCCCTAGGATAATGTTGTTGAGCGCGCCCTCGGGGAACGTTCATACTTTCGCCCTCGCGAGCGCGCGTGAAGCGTGGGGGCCCCACGTGAAGCGTGGGGGGCGCGGAGCCTGGGGCGGAGCGCCGTCAAAATGAAGTTCCATTTCAGGCTCGATCCCGTGCTGGGGCATCGCGAGCGCATCGAGCAAGAGCGCGCGGGCGAGCACGCGCAGGCGCTGGCGGATCAGCTCGCGGCGCAGCGCGCGTACGACGAGATCGTCGAGAAGCGCGACGCGCTGCGCGAGCAGCTCGTGCGCGAGCACGCGCGGTTCGACGCCGAGACGCTGCGCACGACCTACGCACACCTCGACTACCTCGACCGCGCGATCGTCGCGGCCGGGCAGCGGGTCGACGCGTGCATCGCGCAGACCGAGCGCGCGCGGCAGCGGCTGGTGGACGCCGCCAAAGACCGCAAGGTCCTGGAGACGCTGAAGGAGCGCCGCCGCGAGGCGTTCGCGCTCGACGTCGCGCTGGCAGACCAGCGCGAGCTCGACGACCAGAACGCGCGCCTGTTCGAGCGCGCGAATCCCTTCGAAGGACTCTCGCCGTGATCGTCACCCGCCAACGCCGCCGCCGCCTGCACCTCGGCCGGTTCGCTTTCCCGCTGCTCGTCATCGCCGCGCTCGGGTTCGTGCTCTCGTTTCCGCCGACGCAGCGCGCGCTCGCGAACGGGCCGCTCAAACCGGCCTGGAGCGCCGGCGCGAACGCCGGGAGCGTGCTCGTTCGGCCGTTCACGTTCGCCGCGCAGCAGCAGACGATCAACGACCGCAACCGCCAGATCCAAAGCCTCGACAACCAGCTCGAAGCGCAGCGCAAGGCCAAAGCCGACGCCGACGCGCGCGCGCAGCAGCTTCAGCAGCAGCTCACCGCGCTCGCGAACCAGCCGCACGAAGCGCCGGCCGCCGCGCCGGTGCGCCGCCCGG containing:
- the fliI gene encoding flagellar protein export ATPase FliI codes for the protein MAGTATRTFDAARYLEELADADLVRTNGKVSQVIGTVIESNGPPMAIGETASITYRRTAQPVLAEAVGFRGAKVLLMPLGELGGIAAGSGVIALGKPLQVGLSSALLGRVLDGLGRPIDGLGPLVDARRAEVGGTPPSAMHRRRVTEPLGVGVRGIDGLLTVGKGQRVGIFAGSGVGKSTVLGMIARNTAADVNVIALVGERGKEVRDFLERDLGEAGLKRSVVIVATSDQPALVRIKAAFVATRIAEFFRDQGLDVMLMMDSVTRFAMAQREVGLAIGEPTTTRGYTPSVFALLPKLLERTGTSEHGTITALYTVLVDGDDMNEPIADAVRAILDGHIVLSRKLAAANHYPAIDVLASVSRVMPDVAPPSHLAGASTVRDILATYRDAEDLINIGAYVAGSNPRVDHALARIDQVRAFLRQGIYERATYDDAQRGVMALG
- the fliJ gene encoding flagellar export protein FliJ; this translates as MKFHFRLDPVLGHRERIEQERAGEHAQALADQLAAQRAYDEIVEKRDALREQLVREHARFDAETLRTTYAHLDYLDRAIVAAGQRVDACIAQTERARQRLVDAAKDRKVLETLKERRREAFALDVALADQRELDDQNARLFERANPFEGLSP